CCGGCAACTGCAAACCACTTAGGAGCCAACTCGAAGTCAGATCTGACGTAGCACCGTCGTGCTTGGCGCGACAACCCAAGAATGCCAAGGCAATAGTCAAAACCATCATTTTTTGCAATTCACTCAAAACGCTATTTGAACGACTACGCATGATACCATCCCAAAGATGCAATGATTTGAGGATTTGAGGATTCAAGAATTTCATATTTTATATTTGTTTACCGGCAATTATAGCATCACGGCGCCGCGTTGCGGCACCTAAGCTGCCGCGCTTCTATACATTCTAAAGCCGCCACTGCTATAATTAAGGGACATATTACCTACTATGTTACTGAGTTTAGCGAGGACGGTCATGGCTACAACCATTCTACGTATCGTGAGCCTACTTTTGTGCCTTACCACGCTAGGACTCAGCGCCTGTCAAACCAGTGTCGCCGGCAATGAAAATGGATCGTCCCCTCTCAATGAGGACGAAGCGATTGAATATAAAAAGGCCATCAATCGTTGTTACAAGATTGGTGGCACTAGAGTTGTGAAGATTATGGGTGAACTACGCTGTTATTAACCCCCGATCAATCCTACATCGTCATTGACGGGTAGGATGCGAAGACACAGAGGTTTCGTGCATTATCCCAAGTACCTTTTTTGTTGGTGCACTCTGTCTTCATAGCTGTAATGTCAAACGTTGGGATCGAAACCTGACTGAATGTCGAGCTCTGTAGTTGGCTCCAGTCTTGATTGAGTTGTGTGCCAGCAGTACTAGGGTTGAATCCGCTGATTGAGTTCATATTGTTGAATGCGGATGTCATCGTTGATTTGAGATCGTTCGCAATCGTCGATGTCGATAAACTCGACATACCGGGGACATTCAAGCTACCAAGACTGGTCATGACACCTTTGCTAGCTTCCAACGCGATGGCACCGAGGTCACCGCCACTGATTTTATTTAGCTGCGCCAGACTCCCAAGTCCCGCCGTCGCACCATTACTGATGGCTAGCAGCCCATCTTTGGCGTGACTACTGCTGAAGTTAGGGTCAGCCGCCGCGATCCGGTTTATTGCGGCTGTGGCCTGCGTGGACACTTTCGTCGTTATAGTTTTCACCAAATTTGTACTGGGCGCAAAACTCGGGACATCCACCGCAGCAACAGCCGCATTAGCACTTTGCGAAATTTTGCCCAGAAAAGCGCTGGTATTGGTCTGAGAAATCCCACTGATCGCCGTTAGTACCCCAAGATTAGCCGAGGCACCGTAGGCCATACCGCTCAGTAGATCTGGTACTTGCGAGGCTGGAAATCCGGCCTTCGATAGACCGCTGGCCGGCGCTGCAGTGATTTTGTCGAGCATCGCTGCAAGGCGATCCGAGGTAGCCATCGCAGGGACTTTACTGGCCAGTGTAGGTAGTGCCTGGGTCGGCCCAGCGGTAGTGGCCGCCACAAGGTCAGTCTGCGCCGTCGTGCTCATACTGAATGCCGTCACCACAGGCCCGAGACCGGCCGTGGCACCGCTGGAAATTTTTGCCGCCAAGTCGGGTAACAACTGGGCGTCAGTCGAAAACTTACTCAACTGCTGCGTCATTGCCGCAGTGATTCCCGTCAGTGCTCGTTCGGCACTACCTGATGACGGCAATTTTGTAGCCAAACTCGCAAGACCTTTGGTCGATCCTGTCGATACGGCGCTCAGTGCGGCGTCGGCAGATATCGAGGTAGGTGGCAGCGTTGAGATACCCGCAGTCAGCCCTGCCGACAGCGCCGGCAGCTCGCCTTCAATAATGTCGTCTTCGCCGGATCCAGCGGCACCCACACGTGCGACGATCGCACTCGACATGGCCTCAGAAGTCTCGGGCACATCCGCGTCGGGGACCCCAGCGGCCGTCAGATTGGCCATAGCAGCTTGGCCGATCGCGGCAATGGCCGTACCCTTAGCTGTTTGGCCTTCGGCAGCTGCATCGTCAGGTAGGTTTTCGTCGTCCGCCTCACTCAAAGATTTAAAGAGGCTACCAGCCATCTTGCCACTCAGCCCGGTCACTTGATCAGGGTCAGTAACTCCCACAGTGTCTAGGCTGCCCTCGGCGCCACCCATGATGTCACCCATGATTTCCGTATAGTCTGACGAGCTCCCGTGACCAGCAGATAGTACTGCACGCTCGGCTGCGTTGCCGACCTGATCGGCTTGATCGGCCGTCAATTGATCGTCAGCGCCGAGCAGAGCCGTGCTCGGTCCGATCGCCGCAACTAGCGCAGCGATGACCGCTTGCGCATCTGGCGTTACACTACTGGTGCTACCGCCACCGCCTCCCCCACCACCACCGGAGTCGTCAGCTACTTCTGGTTCGGGATCGGCCGTAGAACTCTTTTTAGCACACCCCATCGCCCCTACCGCTGCGATGAGGGCCGCATGTATCACCAGCGACGCTTTGGTGCGTGTCATAACAAACCTGGCCATAGAATTCCTCCCCTGCGGCTTTTCGCCGCTTTGCGCATTCACGCAATGGACCTGCATGGATCCACGTGGCGTGTCCACTAGACGCATGCGCTAGGCTGATCCTGGGCGCATTCAGTGATGCCATCATCGGCCGGTTGGGGAAAAACTTTAGCTCAACCAAAAATATCTGATAAATTAGTGAGTTATTCGCTCACAGCAAACGGCAGATCAGGTAAGGTATCAATCAACCTTTGCAAGCCAAGGCCCAGGCGAGCACATCTTTGGCTGCGCTTAAAGCCAGATCGGCCTCCTCCCAACTAAGACTCCAAGGCCCTTCTTCATAACGACGGACTGCGCCGTAAATGGTGAGTTCTCCGAGAGCATCGCCATGCGGCGGAACGTCGCTCGGTCCCATCAAATCTATCAGTTGGCGTAAATCATGTGTCGCAGGAAAAGCGATCTCTCTGATGCAAAGCACAGCTTTTAGAGATTTCTCTACCACTTGCTCGGCAAAATAAGCGAGATTCTCCGCGCGACCACTACGTGCAGCTTGGATGGCGTGACCAGCATCGAGGTCAGACTGTGCGATTCGCAAAAGTTCTTCGGCGTATTCTTTTTTGTACTTGCGAACTTTAGATGGAGTCATTGGGTAGCTTCTCTCCGTAGCGGTGCGGCTCCGTATACGAGCTTTCCCTCTGTTTGGACAGTCTCGATTAAGGGACTATAACGACGCCTTTGCCACCATGCAGCAACGTCGATAAAAATAATATCGGCAGCCACGGAACAAGGGCACTTGAGTCGCAACACAGCTGTTTGAGCCGCCCTAGCCGTGGCTTCGTCCGGGTAAATGACCAGCAAATCAATGTCGGACTCAACACTGGCCTGTCCACTTGCCATCGAGCCAAAAACGTAGATGGCCGTCGGCATGCTGACTGCAGTGATTTGGTCGACATAGGCATGCACAGCAAGATCGACCTCATCGGCACTAATTTTCATGAAACGAAGCAGCGACATATTTACTCAAATCTACCGGATTAAGCAGAGTCTAATTCGTGCATTACGCCATAAATTCCGCTACAGCAAGACTTTTCAACGATCCTCCCAGGTGCGCATCTTTTTTAAAACCCAGCCACACCCATACAGCAGCAGACCGCCGCCGAGTAAGCAGCCGACACGCACTAGATTTGTGGTGCTTACAAGGTCGTAAAAGACGGCCTTGAGACCAACAGCCAGAAGAATGAGCAGCGCCGAGTGCCCTAAAGTTCGGTCACGCCACCAGTTGGCGGCAGCCAGGATGAGCACGGCGTAAAGTCCCCAGGTCATGCTAACAAACAGGGCGCCTGACCAAGAGAGATCCAGTGATAAACGATAAAGTCCGAGCAAAACTTCGAGATGGCCGAACCCCAGAAGGACCTCAGCATAGCGGACAAATCTGGACTCAGGCTGCTTTTTTGTTCCCATGACGCCAAAGGTAACGACGGCTGTTAAACCATAAGCGAGGTTATAAAGGTGCAAATTTGTCACGGTATCGACCGCAAAAAAGGTCAAGATCGCACCGTAAATCACGGTCGACCCCGTGATAAGGAGTGGCCATTGCAGGCGGATGCGGAGCTCTTGTGGTGAGCGGTGCCACACGAGTAAAGCCCCCATTGCGAGCACAAGAGCTACGATCGGTTGTAGGGGCTCACTGAGCAACTGAAAGTAAAGACAGTGTACCCAGGTGATTGTCGTGAACGTAATGAGCGCCTGATCACTCTTTAATTCCCTACCAAGGTACCGCCGCGCCATATAGTAAACAACCATGACAAAGCTTCCGATCGCGAGACCAAACAACGGCGCCAATGATGGTGTGATTTGTGATACCAGATGATCCGATGACCAGTAGAATAATAGCAGCACTATCAACAAGGCCACACTCTCACCGGACGTGAGCGGCTCATGATGTTTAACCGAATAGGTGAGCATCGCTGCTCCAAATACGACGAGCTGAAGTAGCTGCACGACAAGCAGCGTTGTGCGTTGGTCCTCGGTGTGCGCCAGATTTGTCATGAGTAGCAATGTAAACAGGGCAAAATAACAAGCGACGAAGAGAACATCGCGTCGCTTCTGAACCAATGCGGTTAGGGAAAACGACACGTTCCAGATCACCAAAAACGTGTTCATAGCAATCCAGTCGGGACTGTTGTAGCCAACGATGGGCAGCGCCAGATACGTTCCGGCCATGGCGACCAGAAGGTAGATCCGACTACCATCGGCAAAATTGGCGACCACCGAGCCGATACCAACAGCGCCTGCACACAACAGGGCCACGGTTGCTGGCACTAACTGGTGAACTACAAAGGCACCGACCCAGGTGAGGTGGAGGATGGTGGTTCCGGCACCAGCGAGAATCGCCCCGTAGGCTTTAGCGTGTTGTGCGAGAAACTGGGGTGCCAAAAAGAAGCCCACGCCGACTACCGTCGCTAGGATCACCTGGCGTATGGGCGTCAAAAACCCAGAATCCACGCTCATTTTGATGAAAAAGGCACCGGCCAGAATCACAAAGACGACACCAATAATTGCCAGAACTGTCGAGGAGTCTACCGATGCGATGGGTGCATTGGCCGCACCTGCTCTCTCTACAGCCCGCGGCTCGTAGTGTGCTGGTAGAGCATGCGGCGTCTCCGTAGACGGCGTGAGACGTGGCTCAGCCTCGGCGGCTGGAGCTATGCCGCGGAGTTTACGTAATTCGGCTTCCACGCTGCTCAGTCGTTGCTCGAAATCCTTGAGCACCTCGTCCAACTCGGCCATGTTCTGCTCCTGCAGACTGCGACGATAACTACGCGATTACTAGGAGCGGACTCAGGCCGCCGACTCGGAGTTTCCCTGCACTTCGTGGTCTGGCAGAGCCACCAGCTGCACATCGCGCCGCTCCCACGAGAACGTGTAGCTCATACCGCGCGCATTAGACCTCTCCACGGCGAAGTGCCCGCCGGTCGCTAGGAGCCGGCTGACTTCGGCGCTGAGCTCACCACCCACCGCATAAACCACGTCGTTACGCACCTGAGCCCCGTCGTCGCTGACACGGACGAAGAACCAATCATTCACGCAGTCGACCGAAATGGCCACCTGTGCCACAGTAGATTTCTTGGCCGCACGCCTTTGGAGAGGGCGCTCGACGCCGTGCTGGATGATGCAGTGGAGCAGCGGCGCCGCCAGCGCCTTAAACTGGCTCTGGTCTGTGGGTCCGCCAGCGTGGGATGCATAAACGGTGAGGTTGCACTGCTTCCCGAGCTGACCGCCACTCGTAGCCAGGAGTCGGCTGAGCTCGTCCACAAGCGCCTCCCAGGTCGTTATGATCTCGGGAGCTGTGAGCTCGGGCACTGCATTGGTCGGGTTTTTCATGGCCAAACCTCCGGTGTACTCTTATTTGATTCGGCAAAATGCCCCTGAAACTTTAGAGAAATCGACCGACCGAACTCTACCTGCAGGCGCTGCTTGCACATTTTGTCGCAAGTAGTAGAATCCCCGCCTGGTTTCCACGCACTTTGCTTCTGCACACGCTGGATAAATATCTAGTGTTATCAGTGGCTTTTGGGATATGTAATCAACGCAGCTGGCCATGTGCGGCCGGCCGATAGGAGTTACCCGTGATTCAGCAAACCCTTTCCATTATCAAGCCCGATGGCACCGAGCGCAACCTGGTAGGCAAGATTGTCAGCCGTTTTGAGGAGGCCGGACTCAAGGTTGTAGCGATGAAGCGCAAGCGCCTCTCCGACCATGAGGCCAAAGGCTTTTACGCTGTCCACAAGGACCGCCCCTTCTTTGGTGAGCTGGTGCAGATGATGACCTCGGGCCCCGTCGTCCTCATGGTCCTCGAGGGCGAGAACGCCGTCGTTCGCAACCGTGAGCTCATGGGCGCCACGGATCCAGCTAAAGCCGCTGCGGGCACGATCCGTAAGGACTTTGCCAAGTCGATTGGCGAGAACACCGTGCATGGCTCTGACAGCCCAGAGAACGCACGCACCGAGGTGAACTACTTCTTCGCAGCGACGGAAGTGGGCTAACACTCCAGGATTTTTTAAGCGCAATTTTGACCACCATACTTCAGCAAGGTGAACGG
This genomic stretch from Deltaproteobacteria bacterium harbors:
- a CDS encoding HEPN domain-containing protein is translated as MTPSKVRKYKKEYAEELLRIAQSDLDAGHAIQAARSGRAENLAYFAEQVVEKSLKAVLCIREIAFPATHDLRQLIDLMGPSDVPPHGDALGELTIYGAVRRYEEGPWSLSWEEADLALSAAKDVLAWALACKG
- a CDS encoding DUF2339 domain-containing protein translates to MAELDEVLKDFEQRLSSVEAELRKLRGIAPAAEAEPRLTPSTETPHALPAHYEPRAVERAGAANAPIASVDSSTVLAIIGVVFVILAGAFFIKMSVDSGFLTPIRQVILATVVGVGFFLAPQFLAQHAKAYGAILAGAGTTILHLTWVGAFVVHQLVPATVALLCAGAVGIGSVVANFADGSRIYLLVAMAGTYLALPIVGYNSPDWIAMNTFLVIWNVSFSLTALVQKRRDVLFVACYFALFTLLLMTNLAHTEDQRTTLLVVQLLQLVVFGAAMLTYSVKHHEPLTSGESVALLIVLLLFYWSSDHLVSQITPSLAPLFGLAIGSFVMVVYYMARRYLGRELKSDQALITFTTITWVHCLYFQLLSEPLQPIVALVLAMGALLVWHRSPQELRIRLQWPLLITGSTVIYGAILTFFAVDTVTNLHLYNLAYGLTAVVTFGVMGTKKQPESRFVRYAEVLLGFGHLEVLLGLYRLSLDLSWSGALFVSMTWGLYAVLILAAANWWRDRTLGHSALLILLAVGLKAVFYDLVSTTNLVRVGCLLGGGLLLYGCGWVLKKMRTWEDR
- a CDS encoding nucleotidyltransferase domain-containing protein, producing MSLLRFMKISADEVDLAVHAYVDQITAVSMPTAIYVFGSMASGQASVESDIDLLVIYPDEATARAAQTAVLRLKCPCSVAADIIFIDVAAWWQRRRYSPLIETVQTEGKLVYGAAPLRREATQ
- a CDS encoding nucleoside-diphosphate kinase, with product MIQQTLSIIKPDGTERNLVGKIVSRFEEAGLKVVAMKRKRLSDHEAKGFYAVHKDRPFFGELVQMMTSGPVVLMVLEGENAVVRNRELMGATDPAKAAAGTIRKDFAKSIGENTVHGSDSPENARTEVNYFFAATEVG